The Agrococcus sp. SGAir0287 DNA window GGCCCTTCGCCTTCGTGTTGTAGAAGGCATGCTCGATGCGGCCGTCGGCGTCGACGACGAGCGTCGTGCGCCGCACGCCCTGCACCGTCCGCCCGTACAGCTGCTTCTCGCCGAACGTGTCGTAGGCGAGATGCACCTGCAGGTCCTCGTCGCTCAGCAGCGGGAACGGGATGGCGTCGCGCTCGGCGAAGCGCGCGAGGCGCTCGACCGCGTCGCGGGAGATGCCGAGCACCGTGAGCCCCTCGGCGGCCAGCGGCTCGATCGCGTCCCGGAAGCCGCACGCCTGCTGCGTGCAGCCCGGCGACATGGCCTCGGGGTAGAACCAGAGGATGACGCGCTGCCCGCGGAGGTCGGACAGGCGCACGTGCGAGCCGTCGTGGGCGGGGAGGACGAAGTCCGGGGCGAGGTCGCCGACTGCGAGAGGCATGCCTCCATCCTTCCCGGTCCGACACGCGGCTCGCATCGTGGTAAAGTGATTCCTCGGTTCGCAGCGATGCGCCGAGCACCTCTAGCTCAATTGGCAGAGCAGTTGACTCTTAATCAATTGGTTCCGGGTTCGAGTCCCGGGGGGTGTACCACCGAAGAGGCTCCGTCATCACGACGGGGCCTCTTCTGCGTCTCCATCTCGGCTCGGCAGCGCGGTCGACTCTTCATCGATTGGTTCCGGGTTCGAGTCCCGGGGGGGTGTACCACCGAGAAGGGCCTCGTCGATCACGATGAGGCCCTTCTGGCGACTCCGCTCCATCTCGGCTCGGCAGCGCGGTCGACTCTGTGCGTCGCCAAGCAGATGTGAGGTTCTCGGCCGGATGTGAGGTCACATTCGGCCGAGAACCTCAGATCTGTCGGATGCTGAATGGGTGCGCAGGATGAGCATGAGCGGACGTGGGAGCGGGAGCCGGGGCATCGGCGCGCTCGCCGCGGCCATGGTGCTCGTCCTCGCGGGGTGCGCGAGCGCAGGGGCGGGAGGCGGCGAGGCGGACCCGGGTAGCACGAGCGGGGCACCGCCCGCGCTCAGCGCCGAGATCGTGCAGGGTCGCGGCGACGTGCGCGACGGCGTCGTCGCCATCGTCGTGACGAACGACTCGGACGAGGAAGTCGTCGTCGATCATGCCGAGTACCGATCCTCGGCGCTCGTCGAGCCGCTCGTCGGCGGGGACGACTCGACGATCCCCGCCGGCGCATCCCGCGCCCTCCGCGGCACGCTGCCCCAGCCGACGTGCGCCACGGGTCCGATCGTCGACGAGGTCGTCGTCGTCCTCGCCGACGGCACCGAGGTGCGCCTCGACCCCGGCGACCCGTACGACCAGATCCCCACGCTCACCGACGCGCCGTGCACGCGCCTCGCCGTCGAGCGCGTCGTCGACGTCGCATGGCTGCCGATCGCGGTGCCCGACCCCGCGCTCGGCGCCGACGCGACCGTCTCGCTGCGCCTCACGCCGACGGGGGATGGGGCCCTCGAGGTGCGCTCCGTCGAGCCGACGGTGCTGCTGGCGCTCGTGGACGCCGCCGGGCAGCGCACGACCGAGGTGCCGCTCGACGTGACGATCGAGCCCGACGGCGGCGCGCAGACCATCGCCTTCGCCGTGCGGCCCGGCCGCTGCGACGCCCACGCGATCGCCGAGGACAAGCAGGGCACGATCTTCGTCTTCCAGGTCGTGCTCGACGGCGTCGAGCGCACCCTGCAGCTGCCGAGCGACGACGCGACGCGCGATGCGCTGCTCGCCTACGTCGCAGCCTCCTGCGGCCTTGGCTGAGCCGCGCCGCTTACTGTCCACGCCGGGAACGCTCGTACTCGCCGTATTTGCGTCGCTGACGAGCTATCCGTAGGTCCGCCCAGCCCGAAGACAATGGCGCCCAGAACCGAGTTTCGAGCTTTGCGCGCTCCCAGTCGTGTTTCAGCATCGCCTGCGCGTGCTGGGTCACGCGCTGGCTGTTCGTGGATGAGGGCTCATCGAGGAAGTCGTCGATGGCACGCAGCAAGGATTGGTCTTTGTATGGATTGAGGCGAAGGAAGATCGCCTCGCGAAGCCTTCGACGCTCACGACCAGACCTAGTCGTGAGCAGGAAGGGCAGATCAGTCCTCAGTGCTTCGCGCCACAACTGTCGCTGCTCCAGCACCGCACGAAAGCGAACGTCTCGGAGAGCCACGAAAATGCTCACTGCTGCGCCCACTAGCCCGGCTGCGAGCGCGGTCAGTGCAGACCAGATCCAGTCATCCACGATCTTCCTCGCGCCCTTGCGTCACCTGGAACAACTACTGCCGGTAGGAGGCCAGGAAGTTCCCGATGCGCTCGACGGCGACCTCGAGGTCGTCGGCGTGCGGCAGCGTCACGATGCGGAAGTGGTCGGGCGCGGGCCAGTTGAAGCCCGATCCCTGCACCACGAGGATCTTCTCGCGCAGCAGCAGGTCGAGCACGAGCTGCTGGTCGTCGTGGATGGCGTGCACCTCGGGGTCGAGCCGCGGGAAGACGTAGAGCGCCCCCATCGGTGCGACGACCGACACGCCGGGGATCGACCGCAGGCCCGCGACGGTCGCGTCGCGCTGCTCGAGGAGGCGCCCGCCGGGCGCGATGAGGTCCTCGATCGACTGGTGCCCCGTGAGGGCCGTCTGGATGCCGTACTGCGAGGGCACGTTGGGGCACAGCCTCGTCGAGGCGAGCAGGTCGATGCCCTGCAGGAAGCCGCGCGCGTGATGCTTCGGGCCGGAGATCACCATCCATCCCGCTCGGAAGCCCGCGGCGCGGTACGTCTTCGACAGGCCGTTGTACGTGACGCAGAGCAGGTCGGGTGCGAGCGACGCGATCGACGTGTGCCGCGCGTCGTCGTAGAGGATGCGGTCGTAGATCTCGTCGGCGAGCAGCAGCAGCGAGTGCCGGCGCGCGAGGTCGACGATGCCGCGCAGCACCTCGGGCGAGTAGACGGCGCCCGTGGGGTTGTTGGGGTTGATGACGACGAGCGCCTTCGTGCGCGGCGTGATCTTCGCCTCGAGGTCGGCGAGGTCGGGCTGCCAGCCGTTCGCCTCGTCGCACAGGTAGTGCACGGGCGTCCCGCCGCCGAGGCTCGTCATCGCCGTCCACAGCGGGTAGTCGGGGGCGGGGATCAGCACCTCGTCGCCCTCGTCGAGCAGCGCCTGCATCGTGATCGTGATGAGCTCGGAGACGCCGTTGCCGAGGTAGACGTCGTCGACCGTCAGCTGCGGGAACCCCTCCACGCCCTCGTAGCGGGCGACGACGGCGCGGCGGGCCGAGAGGATGCCCTTCGACTCCGAGTAGCCCTCGGCGTTGCGGATCTCGGCGATCATGTCCTGCACGATCGTCTCGGGTGTCTCGAACCCGAACGGCTTCGGGTTGCCGATGTTCAGCTTCAGGATGCGGTGACCCTCGGCCTCGAGGCGAGCGGCCTCGGCGTGCACGGGCCCTCGGATCTCGTAGAGGACGTGCTTGAGCTTCGACGACTGGTCGAGCGACTTGAGATCCATCGCTCCATGCTAGGTCGCACGCCGTGCGCGCTCGCACGGCCACTGCCGCTTCCGCGGCCCGGTGGCCACAGGCGAGGACGCGGTCAGCGCGGCGGCAGCTGCAGCAGGCCGCCGGAGACGCGGCAGGTCGCGGCGGCGATGGCCATGGCGTCGTCGAGCACGTCGCGCCACCACTCCTCGCCCACCTCGGTGCCGGTGATCTCGGCCTCCGCGAGCGCAGCCGAGACCGCGGCGATCGTCGCGTCGCCGGCGCCGATCGTGTCGACGATGGGCTCGGCCATCGCGTGGATCGGCGCATGCACGCTCGTGGCGTGCGCGTACGCCGTCGCGCCCTCCGGGCCCTCGGTCACGAGCACGCCGCGCGCGCCGAGCGCGAGCAGTCGGGATGCGACGGTGTGCGGCTCCGTGCCCCACACGAGCTCGGCATCCTCGTCGCCCACCTTCACGAGGCGCGCCTGCGCTGCGATGCGCTCGACGGCCTCGCGGAACCGCACGACGTGCTCGGGCGTCGGCAGGTAGCCGGGACGCGGGTTCGGGTCGACGACGAGCCTGGCGGCAGGGTCCGCGATGCGCAGCAGCGGCCCGGCCTGGCTCGCATCGTCGAGCGCCATGCAAGAGACGACGACGAGGTCGGCGGCGTCGAGCAGCGGCACGAGCGGCGTGACGTCGACGTGGCGACGCACGCCCGCCTCGTTGAAGACGTAGCGCATCGTGTCGCCGTCGCGCGTGGCGGTGGCGGTCGCGGTGCCGAGCGGCGCGGGCGTGCGCGCGAGCCGAACGCCGTGCGACGCGGCATGCCGGACGAGCGCCCGGCCGGGCTCGTCGTCCGCGACCATCGCGACGAGGTCGACGTCGACGCCGAGCCGGGCGAGGCCCACGGCCACGTTGAGCGCCGCGCCACCGGGCACGGTGCGACCGTCGACGATGTCGACGAGCGCGTCGCCGACGACGGCGATGCGAGTCACGAGATGCGCCTAGAGGCCCAGCGAGCGGTCGAGCTCCTGCGCCCGCACGCGCTTGTCCTCGTCGACGACGGCGCCGACCGCGAGGGCGACGCCGATGCCCCACGAGGCCCACAGCAGGCCGAGGCGCCAGTCGCGGGGACCCTCGCGGGTCATCTTCGCGACGCCGATGCCGCTCGCGACGGCGGCGATGACCCCAGGGTTCAGGATGAACTTGCGCACGCAGCACACGCTACCGGGGCGCCATCCAAGACGGCATCGGGCTCGCGGCGCGGGCGTGGGGACGCTAGGGGCGCCGTGCGCTCAGGCCTGGCCGAGATGCATGCGCGCGAAGTCGACGGTCTCCTGGATGAGCGCGCGCCGGTCCTTCTCGGTGCGCACGCCGCGCGTCTTGATCTCGGCGATGACCTGGCCGTCGAAGCCGTCGCTCGCGAGCATCTGCAGCACCTCGGCGACGGGCTCGTTGCCGCGACCGGGCACGAGGTGCTCGTCTGAGGTGCGGTTGTCCTTGCCGCCGATGCCGTCGGTGAGGTGCAGGTGGCGCAGCCGCGGGCCGAGGTCCTTCGCGAGCTCGAGCGAGTCGCGGCCGGCGAGCGCGCAGTGCGAGAAGTCGAGCGTCGCGTGCCGCACGTCCATGAGGCTCGGATCGATGCCCGGCAGGTACGCCTTGCGATCCTTGCCGCCCGTGCGCCACGGGAACATGTTCTCCACGGCGATCGCGACGTCGTACTTGTCCTCCGTCGCGCGCACCGACTCCTCGAACGTCGCCGCGTACCTGCCCTGCCAGCGGAACGGCGGATGCACGACGACGGTCTCGGCGCCCGTGTCGACCGCGAGCTGCGCGGAGCGCTCGAGCTTCACGAAGTGGTCGTTGCCCCACACGAACGACGTCAGCAGCAGCGTGGGCGCGTGGATGGCGAGGATCGGCTGGTCGTACGCCTTCGCGAGCACCTTCAGGCGGTCGGCGTCGCGGGTGCGCGCATCCGTCGTCACCATGACCTCGACGCCGTCGTAGCCGCAGTCCGCCGACAGGCGGAAGCCGTCCTCGAGCGGGCGCGGGAAGACGCTGATGGTGCTGAGTCCGACGGGGATCACTCGCGTCACGCTAGCGCCCTCGCGCGTCGGACGCGTGACGCGGACGCGTCGAGCGGATGCCGTGCGGCGCTCGCGGCGCTCCTAGACTCGGGTTCCATGGCGATCGACATCAAGCCGCGCTCGCGCGCGGTCACCGACGGCATCGAGGCGACGACGAGCCGCGGCATGCTCCGCGCCGTCGGCATGGGCGACGACGACTGGGAGAAGCCCCAGATCGGCATCGCATCGTCGTGGAACGACATCACGCCCTGCAACCTCTCGCTCGATCGCCTCGCGCAGGGCACGCGCGAGGGTGTGCACGCCGGTGGCGGCTACCCCCTGCAGTTCGGCACCATCTCCGTCTCGGATGGCATCTCGATGGGCCACGAGGGCATGCACTTCTCGCTCGTGAGCCGCGAGGTCATCGCCGACTCCGTCGAGACCGTCGTCATGGCCGAGCGCCTCGACGGCACCGTGCTGCTCGCCGGCTGCGACAAGTCGCTGCCCGGCATGCTCATGGCCGCGGCGCGCCTCGACCTCGCCTCCGTCTTCGTCTACGCCGGATCGATCGCTCCCGGCTGGGTCAAGCTCTCGGACGGCACCGAGAAGGAGCTCACGATCATCGACTCCTTCGAGGCGGTGGGCGCGTGCAAGGCCGGCACGATGAGCGAGGAGGACCTCAAGCGCATCGAGTGCGGATTCGCGCCCGGCGAGGGCGCGTGCGGCGGCATGTACACGGCCAACACCATGGCGTGCGTCGCGGAGGCGCTCGGCATGAGCCTGCCCGGCTCGTCGACGCCGCTGTCGGCCGACCGCCGTCGCGACATGTACGCGCACCGTTCGGGCGAGGCCGTCGTCGAGCTGCTGCGCCGCGGCATCACCGCCCGCGACATCCTCACGCGCAAGGCGTTCGAGAACGCCATCACCGTCGCCATGGTGCTCGGCGGCTCGACGAACGCCGTGCTGCACCTGCTCGCGATCGCGCACGAGGCGGGCGTCGAGCTGACGCTCGAGGACTTCCGCGAGATCGGCGCGCGCTCGCCGCACCTCGCCGACGTGAAGCCGTTCGGCCGCTTCGTCGCGCAGGACTTCGACCGCGTCGGCGGCATGCCCGTCGTCATGGCCGCGCTGCTCGAGGCGGGCCTGCTGCACGGCGACGCGCTCACCGTGACCGGCAAGACCGTCGCCGAGAACCTCGCCGAGCTCGCGCCGGCGCCGCTCGACGGCACGGTCGTGCGCGCGATCGACGACCCCATCCACGCCACCGGCGGCCTCACGGTGCTGCACGGCTCGCTCGCGCCCGAGGGCGCCGTCGTGAAGACGGCGGGCTTCGACGCCGAGGTCTTTGAAGGACCCGCGCGCGTGTTCGAGCGCGAGCGCGCCGCGATGGATGCGCTGACGAACGGCGAGATCCAGAAGGGCGACGTCGTCGTCATCCGCTACGAGGGACCCAAGGGCGGACCCGGCATGCGCGAGATGCTGGCCATCACGGCCGCCATCAAGGGAGCAGGGCTCGGCAAGGATGTACTACTGTTGACGGACGGACGATTCTCAGGCGGCACAACCGGCCTGTGCATCGGACACATCGCGCCGGAGGCCGTGGACGCAGGTCCCGTGGCATTCGTGCGTGATGGCGACACCATTCGCGTCGACATCCCGGCTCAGCGCATCGACCTCCAGGTCGATGACGAGGAGCTCGCATCCCGCCGAGCAGGCTGGGAGCCGCTTCCGCCGCGCTACACGCGGGGAGTCCTCGCTAAGTACGCCCGTCTCGTGCGCTCCGCCGCGCAAGGAGCCGTCACGGGCTGACGCCACGCGACACGCGTCGCCAAGGAGATCGCCATGACCATCGCGCCACGTCCGACGCCGCCGAGGGTGCAGGGGCCTGAGGTCCTCACCGGCTCGGGGGCCATCCTGCGCTCGCTCGAGCTGCTCGGCGTCACCGACGTCTTCGGGCTGCCCGGCGGCGCCATCATCCCGTTCTACGACGAGCTCATGCAGCAGTCGGCCGTGCGCCACGTGCTCGTGCGCCACGAGCAGGGCGCCGGGCACGCCGCCGAGGGGTACGCCGCCGCGTCGAACAGGGTCGGCGTCGCGATCGCGACGAGCGGACCGGGCGCGACGAACCTCGTCACGGCGATCGCCGACGCGTACATGGACTCCGTGCCGCTCGTCGCGATCACCGGCCAGGTCTTCAGCCACCTCATGGGCACGGACGCCTTCCAGGAGGCCGACATCACGGGCATCACGATGCCCATCACGAAGCACTCCTTCCTCGTGACGAGCGCCGCGGAGGTGCCCGGCGTGCTGCAGGCGGCGTTCCACATCGCCTCCACCGGCCGCCCCGGCCCCGTGCTCGTCGACGTCACGAAGGACGCGCAGCAGCAGTCCGCGCCGTTCGTGTGGCCCGACCGCGTCGAGCTGCCCGGCTACCGTCCGGTCACGAAGGCGCACGGCAAGCAGATCCAGGCCGCGGCGGCGCTGCTCGCGCAGTCGGTGCGCCCCGTGCTCTACGTCGGCGGCGGCGTCATCCGCGCCCGCGCGTCGGCGGAGGTGCGCGAGCTCGCCGAGGCGATCGGCGCGCCCGTCGTCACGACGCTCATGGCCCGCGGCGCCTTCCCCGACTCGCACCCGCAGCACCTCGGCATGCCCGGCATGCACGGCACGGTGCCCGCCGTGCTCGCGCTGCAGGAGTCCGACCTCATCCTCGCCCTCGGCGCGCGCTTCGACGACCGCGTCACCGGCAAGGCATCCGAGTTCGCACCCGGCGCCAAGGTCATCCACGTCGACGTCGACCCCGCCGAGATCTCCAAGATCCGCACGGCGGACGTGCCGATCGTGGGCGACGTGCGCGACGTCGCCTCCGACCTGTCCGTCGCCTTCCAGGACGCCGTGCTCGGCGGTCGGCCCGACCTCACCGACTGGTGGGAGCGGCTGCACGGCCTGCAGGAGCGCTTCCCGCTCGGCTACGCGCCGACGACCGACGGGAAGCTCGCCCCGCAGCACGTCATCCAGCGCATCGGCGAGCTCACGGGCCCCGAGGGCGTCTTCGCCGCCGGCGTCGGCCAGCACCAGATGTGGGCGGCCCAGTTCATCCGCTACGAGCGCCCCAACGCGTGGCTCAACTCCGGTGGCGCGGGCACCATGGGCTACGCCGTGCCCGCCGCCATGGGCGCGAAGGTCGCGGAGCCGGACCGCGTCGTCTGGGCGATCGACGGCGACGGCTGCTTCCAGATGACGAACCAGGAGCTCGCGACGTGCGCGCTCAACGACATCCCCATCAAGGTCGCCGTCATCAACAACTCGTCGCTCGGCATGGTGCGGCAGTGGCAGAACCTCTTCTACGAGGGCCGCTACGCCTTCACCGACCTCGAGACCGGCGACGACGCGCGCATGATCCCCGACTTCGTGAAGCTGGGGGAGGCGTACGGCTGCCTCGCCATCCGGGTCACGAAGCCCGAGGAGGTCGACGCGGCCATCCAGCTCGCCCTCGAGACGAACGACCGCCCGGTCGTCATCGACTTCATCGTGTCCAAGGACTCGATGGTGTGGCCCATGGTGCCGCAGGGCGTGTCCAACTCCTTCGTGCAGTACGCCAAGGAGCACAGCCCGGAGTGGGGTGACGAGTGATGACGACGCACGTGCTCTCCCTCCTGGTCGAGGACAAGCCGGGTCTGCTGACCCGCGTCGCCGGCCTCTTCGCCCGCCGCGGCTTCAACATCGACTCGCTCGCCGTCGGCAAGACCGAGATCCCCGGGCTCTCGCGGATCACGGTCGTCGTCGACGTGGAGGACCTGCCGCTCGAGCAGGTGACGAAGCAGCTCAACAAGCTCATCAACGTCGTGAAGATCGTCGAGCTCGAGCCCACCGGCTCGGTGCAGCGTGAGCACATGCTCATCAAGGTCAAGGTCGATCATGCGACCCGCTCGCAGATCCTCGAGGCCACGAACCTCTTCCGCGCGCGCGTCGTCGACGTCACGACCGACGCGCTCGTCATCGAGGTCACCGGCGACTCCGCGAAGTGCCAGGCGCTGCTGCGCCTGCTCGAGCCGTACGGCATCAAGGAGATCGCCCAGTCGGGCCTCCTCGCCATCGGCCGCGGCGGCAAGTCGATCTCCGAGCGGGTGCTGCGCGCCTGACGCGCCGCATCCATCCATCGCACACCCACACGAACCACCACCCGAGAACAGGGAGCATCCAGCACCATGACCGAGGTCATCTACGACGACAAGGCCGACCTGGGCCTCATCCAGGGCAAGAAGGTCGCCGTCATCGGCTACGGCTCGCAGGGCCACGCCCACGCGCAGAACCTGCGCGACTCCGGCGTCGACGTGCGCATCGGCCTCAAGGAGGACTCGAAGTCGCGCCCGAAGGCCGCCGAGGCGGGCTTCACCGTCGGCACGAACCGCGAGGTCGCCGAGTGGGCCGACGTCATCGTCATCCTCGCGCCGGACCAGCACCAGCGCGGCATCTACGCCGACGACATCGCCCCCGTGCTCGCCGAGGGCAAGACGCTGCTCTTCAGCCACGGCTTCAACATCCGCTTCGGCTACATCGAGGCGCCCGAGGGCGTCGACGTCGTGCTCGTCGCCCCCAAGGGCCCCGGCCACACCGTGCGCCGCGAGTACGAGGCCGGACGCGGCGTGCCCGTCATCGTCGCCGTCGAGGTCGACGCGACCGGCACCGCGTGGGACCTCGCCTGGTCGTACGCGAAGGCGATCGGCGGCCTGCGCGCCGGCGGCATCAAGACGACCTTCACCGAGGAGACCGAGACCGACCTGTTCGGCGAGCAGGCGGTGCTCTGCGGCGGCACGTCGCAGCTCGTGCAGTACGGCTTCGAGACGCTCATCGAGGCCGGCTACCAGCCCGAGATCGCCTACTTCGAGGTGCTGCACGAGCTGAAGCTCATCGTCGACCTCATGTGGGAGGGCGGCATCGCCAAGCAGCGCTGGTCGATCTCCGACACGGCCGAGTACGGCGACTACGTCTCCGGCCCGCGCGTCATCAGCCCCGACGTCAAGGCGAACATGCAGGCGGTGCTCGCCGACATCCAGTCGGGCGCCTTCGCGAAGCGCTTCATCGACGACCAGGACGCGGGCGCCCCCGAGTTCCAGGCGCTGCGCGCCAAGCAGGCCGGCCACCCCATCGAGGCCACCGGCAAGCAGCTGCGCTCGCTCTTCGCGTGGGAGCAGCCCGACGCCGACTACACCGACGGCAGCGCGGCTCGCTGACGCGCCCTCGCCCGAGGGCGATGATCTGAGGTTTTCGGCCCCTTCTGACATCAGAAAGGGCCGAAAACCTCATTTCTGTCTGCGCGGGAGTCGCGCCCGGTCAGCGGGCGAGGTGCGCGTCGACGAGGTCGGGCGAGAGGACGTGCTGGCGCACGAGGATCGCCGCGCCGCGCGCACCCGCGAGCGCGCCGCCCTGCGACTGCACGATCGACAGGTGCTGCGTCGCGAGTGGGATCGAGCGCCGGTAGACGACCTCCCGCACTCCCGCGAGCAGCTGCTCGCCCGCGCGCGCGATCGAGCCGCCGAGCACGATGACCGCGGGGTTGTGCAGGCTCACGACGAGCGCGAGCGCCTCGCCGAGCACACGGCCCGCCTCCCGGGTGATCTCGAGCGCATCCGCGTCACCGGCACGCAGCAGCGCCACGACGTCGTCGCTCGAGGTCGCCGCGATGCCGCGCGCGGCGAGCGCCTCGGCGATCGCCGAGCCGCTCGCGATCGCCTCGAGGTCGCGCTCGTCCTCGGGCGTGCGCAGCGGCGAGGGGCTGTAGGGCACGCGGATGTGGCCGAGGTCGCCGGCCGCGCCGTCGGCGCCGCGCTGCAGGACGCCGCCGGCGATGATGCCCGCGCCGATGCCGGTCGCGACCTTCACGAACACCAGGTCGCCGTGCCGTCCACCGCTCGCGGCGTGCTCCCCGAGCGCGAGGATGTTGACGTCGTTGTCGACGAGCACGGGCACCGCGAACGCGCGCTGCACGTGCCCCGGGATGTCGAAGCGATCCCAGCCGGGCATGATGGGCGGGTTCACCGGCCGGCCGGACGCATGCTCGACCGGACCCGGCACCCCGATGCCGACGCCCACGAGCGACCCCTCGTCGAGCTCGGCGGCCGCGAGCAGCGCCCGCGCGTGCTCGATCGCGGCGTCGAGCGCCGCGACCGGTCCGTCCGCGACGTCGAGCGCGAGGGAGACCGACGAGAGCACGGTCGCGGCGAGGTCGGTGATCGCGATGTTCGCATGCCGTGCGCCGAAGTCGATGGCGACGATCGTGCCGCCTGAGGGGTCGAACGCGAGCATCGACGGCGGCCGCCCGCCCGTCGACGTCGTGGCGCCGGCCGCGCGCAGCAGGCCGGCGGCGACGAGGGCGTCGATGCGCGCCGCGACGGTCGCGCGCCCGAGGCCGGTCGCCTCGACGAGCTCCGCCCGCGTGCGCGCCCGGCCGTCGAGGAAGTGCTGCAGCAGCACGCCCGCGCTCGTCGGATGCGGTGGGGTCGCCAACGACATGCCGGCCTCCTCGCCTGGGCGCCGCAGGGTGCGACGGGCTTCCACCGTACTGGACGGGACTTGAGATCGTGTCATGTTCGACTTTTGCTTTGTCGACAGCAAAAGTGGTGCTACGTTCGTCCCGAACCGGAGCCATCTCGATGAGGAGACCCGAGCCGATGAGCGACATCGCACTGCAGCTGTACTCGATCCGCGAGCGCATCGCGTCCGACGGGCTGGCCCCGTCGCTCGCCGCCGCCGCCTCCGCGGGCTTCGACCGCATCGAGCTGTTCAACATCCTCGAGTGGGTCGACGAGCTGCGCACCGAGCTGCCGGAGAACGGGCTGACGGCGCCGACGGCGCACGCGCGGCTGCTCGGCGAGGACCAGGGCGCGATCTTCGCCGCCGCCGCGTCGCTCGGCGTGCAGACGATCATCGACCCGTACACGGACCCTGCGCTGTGGACCACCCGCGACGACGTGCTGCGCATCGCCGACCACCTCAACGCGTCGGCCGCGGGCGCTCGCGAGCACGGCCTCGCCCTCGGCTACCACAACCACTTCTGGGAGGCGGA harbors:
- a CDS encoding ROK family protein translates to MSLATPPHPTSAGVLLQHFLDGRARTRAELVEATGLGRATVAARIDALVAAGLLRAAGATTSTGGRPPSMLAFDPSGGTIVAIDFGARHANIAITDLAATVLSSVSLALDVADGPVAALDAAIEHARALLAAAELDEGSLVGVGIGVPGPVEHASGRPVNPPIMPGWDRFDIPGHVQRAFAVPVLVDNDVNILALGEHAASGGRHGDLVFVKVATGIGAGIIAGGVLQRGADGAAGDLGHIRVPYSPSPLRTPEDERDLEAIASGSAIAEALAARGIAATSSDDVVALLRAGDADALEITREAGRVLGEALALVVSLHNPAVIVLGGSIARAGEQLLAGVREVVYRRSIPLATQHLSIVQSQGGALAGARGAAILVRQHVLSPDLVDAHLAR
- a CDS encoding sugar phosphate isomerase/epimerase family protein, with product MSDIALQLYSIRERIASDGLAPSLAAAASAGFDRIELFNILEWVDELRTELPENGLTAPTAHARLLGEDQGAIFAAAASLGVQTIIDPYTDPALWTTRDDVLRIADHLNASAAGAREHGLALGYHNHFWEAEQQIDGRTALEVLADALDPEVVLEVDAYWAAVGGADVPALLRALGPRVVALHLKDAPLVDGALSKDRHDQLPVGEGAIGWTEILDAAPSARLLVVEFDEFRGDIFDGAATSLAGIRSLTTAR